A single region of the Duganella sp. BuS-21 genome encodes:
- the cphA gene encoding cyanophycin synthetase, with protein MTKKKDIEVLRVTHLRGPNIWTYRPVIEAWLDIGELENFPSNLLPGLYERLTTILPGLIVHRCGVGEHGGFLERLRDGTYAGHILEHVVLELQNLAGMKTGFGKTRQIGVDTGLYKMAFRTRQEEVGRAALAAGRDLLMAMIDDQPYDLDATVARLTDMVESLCLGPSTGNIVDAAGVRKIPFIRLTDGNLVQLGHGAAQRRIWTAETEHTSAIAEGIASDKDLTKTLVSSCGVPVPQGELVESAAAAWDAAQDIGLPVVLKPYDGNHGRGVSLNLSTEADVAAAYALAAKEGDSSSVIVERFIVGDEHRLLVVGRRVVAAAAGESLWVTGDGKSSVLELCDTQINTDPRRGETEEFPLGRVKPNESGEIILELQRQNLTHGSVPAEGQKVLIQPNGNVAIDVTDKVHPQVAAMAALAARVVGLDIAGIDLVTSDISRPLEETGGAIIEVNASPGLLAHLKPAEGEARNVGVAIVEHLFGEATGRMPIVGITGKHGATMAARLIAWLLQISGKKTGLTCADGLFVNGRLLPRDGFSDWETGERLLLNKNVEAGVFESSARMILSEGLAYDKCAVGVVTDVSDFEELSEFHIESLDKLYNVLRTQVDVVLPSGVAVLNAADPQVVDMADLCDGEVIFYGVNEQLAAIAAHRQQGKRVVFERKDGQQDSIVLAVGQEEICSLPLSPLVPPEAVLAAIAAGWALGLTPELIGAGLRTFDANPKRIHH; from the coding sequence ATGACCAAGAAGAAAGACATCGAAGTTCTCCGCGTGACCCATTTGCGCGGCCCGAATATCTGGACCTATCGCCCGGTGATCGAGGCGTGGCTGGATATTGGCGAGCTGGAGAATTTCCCCTCGAATTTGTTGCCCGGTTTGTATGAGCGCCTGACGACCATCCTGCCGGGGCTGATCGTGCATCGCTGCGGCGTGGGCGAGCATGGCGGTTTCCTGGAGCGCCTGCGCGACGGCACCTATGCCGGCCACATCCTGGAACACGTGGTGCTGGAGTTGCAAAACCTGGCCGGCATGAAGACCGGTTTCGGCAAGACCCGCCAGATCGGCGTCGACACCGGCCTGTATAAAATGGCCTTCCGCACGCGCCAGGAAGAAGTCGGCCGCGCCGCGCTGGCCGCCGGCCGCGATCTGCTGATGGCCATGATCGACGACCAGCCTTACGACCTCGACGCCACCGTTGCCAGGCTGACCGACATGGTCGAGAGCCTGTGCCTGGGCCCGAGCACCGGCAACATCGTCGATGCGGCCGGCGTGCGCAAGATTCCGTTCATCCGCCTGACCGACGGCAACCTGGTGCAGTTGGGCCATGGCGCCGCGCAGCGCCGCATCTGGACCGCCGAAACCGAACATACCAGCGCCATCGCCGAAGGCATCGCCAGCGACAAAGACCTGACCAAAACCCTGGTGTCGTCCTGCGGCGTGCCGGTGCCGCAAGGTGAGCTGGTCGAGAGCGCCGCCGCAGCCTGGGACGCGGCGCAGGACATCGGCCTGCCGGTGGTGCTGAAGCCTTACGACGGCAACCATGGTCGTGGCGTCTCGCTCAACCTGAGCACCGAAGCCGACGTCGCCGCCGCCTACGCGCTGGCCGCGAAAGAAGGCGACAGCAGCAGCGTGATCGTCGAACGCTTCATCGTCGGCGATGAACACCGCCTGCTGGTGGTGGGCCGCCGCGTGGTGGCTGCCGCCGCCGGCGAATCGCTGTGGGTCACCGGCGACGGCAAATCCTCGGTGCTGGAATTGTGCGACACCCAGATCAACACCGATCCGCGCCGCGGCGAGACCGAGGAATTCCCGCTCGGCCGCGTCAAGCCGAATGAATCGGGAGAGATCATCCTGGAACTGCAGCGCCAGAACCTGACCCATGGTTCGGTGCCGGCCGAAGGCCAGAAAGTGCTGATCCAGCCGAACGGCAATGTCGCCATCGACGTCACCGACAAGGTGCACCCGCAAGTGGCGGCCATGGCCGCACTGGCGGCGCGCGTGGTCGGCCTGGACATCGCCGGCATCGACCTGGTGACTTCCGATATTTCGCGTCCACTGGAAGAAACGGGCGGCGCCATCATCGAAGTCAACGCCAGTCCGGGCCTGCTGGCCCACCTCAAGCCTGCCGAGGGCGAAGCGCGCAACGTCGGTGTAGCGATCGTCGAGCACCTGTTCGGCGAGGCCACCGGCCGCATGCCGATCGTCGGCATCACCGGCAAGCATGGCGCCACCATGGCCGCGCGCCTGATCGCCTGGCTGTTGCAAATCAGCGGCAAGAAAACCGGCCTGACCTGCGCCGACGGCCTGTTCGTCAACGGCCGCCTGCTGCCGCGCGACGGCTTCAGCGACTGGGAAACCGGCGAGCGGCTGCTGCTCAACAAGAACGTGGAAGCGGGCGTGTTCGAATCGAGCGCGCGCATGATCCTGAGCGAAGGCCTGGCCTACGACAAATGCGCAGTGGGCGTGGTGACCGACGTCAGCGACTTCGAGGAGCTGAGCGAGTTCCACATCGAGAGCCTGGATAAACTCTACAACGTGCTGCGCACGCAGGTGGACGTGGTGCTGCCGAGCGGCGTGGCGGTGCTCAACGCCGCCGATCCGCAAGTGGTGGACATGGCCGACCTGTGCGACGGCGAAGTGATTTTCTACGGCGTGAACGAGCAGCTGGCCGCCATCGCGGCGCATCGCCAGCAGGGCAAGCGCGTGGTGTTCGAGCGCAAGGACGGGCAGCAGGACAGCATCGTCTTGGCCGTCGGCCAGGAGGAAATCTGCAGCCTGCCGCTGTCGCCGCTGG